GTCATTCTGTGTAAAACCATTACATTTTGAAAGTAGATATTAACACTGCTTTTTAGTCTGTTGTATACAGATATTGTTTGTATGCTTGCTGTAAACATCTGAATGATTATTCCTGTCTGTGACTCATTGTATACTATGCGTACCATAGAGGCAAAGCAAAGAGAGCTCTAAAACATGCAATATGCTTGGTCTTTATAGTTTTTTGTTGATGGGTTTCTTTGCGTGGTTATGACTTTCAGGCATATCATGGTCCGTCAAAGAGACAGCATCCAGCATCCGTTCCACAGGGGAGGTGCGGGACCAAGGATTCCCAAAGATCGACACAGCCCCTTCGCTTCCAAAACAGGGCTCTAGCTACTCCCTGAGCTCATTATTCAAAGGTAGTGTGAGCTGTCTGTACCAGGCATGGAGTCAACctgggtccgtgtaacgctttgcagtgctatgttctctttgcagaattcacatgaaaaaatataaaaataggcttaaaaatccgttacccattctttaggacggcacagtaaatgggttattgttgcttattttgattttcaattgagcacagttacggttttctgttaAGAAgatttttctgattttttttcttttttgcccgttttttatttggatcagatggatggaacaaatagaacaaagcactgcaaagcgttacacggacccggTCAACCTGATGAGAGGGACTTaagatgttttcattttttgtccTGTTGTTGTTGATAGCTGCTTGTATTTGAAATTGGCATTTTATTGGTGCTCTATTGGTGAAAAGCTTAAATGCAGTATTGCATGTAGCCGTTTTCTCTATCTACACTTTTATGCTTATCTTTATTTTTTGGTTGGAAGAAATCTTTTTATCAGAACCTGATGTAATTTTTCCTTGGTATATCTTGTCTTCAGCAAAGAGCCGGACTGCTGGATTCTCATCGTTCTCAGAATGTGAGTCTTATGTCCTTTTGTCCCTATGAGCTTGCTTGAACAAGGATAGTCCACAGTGACTTTTTTAAAAGTTGCAAGGCATGGTTAATAACTACAATAACACGATGTGtattgtatgatgtatgtgttaTTTCATCCCAGCTGTCTCTGATACATCCACAAGGGTCTATGCCCCAGAGCTAAGAAAGCCCAAGGCAGAGTATAAGGTATGTAAAACAAGACTTATATGATAAATAAGGTGGTGTTTACTGTAGCTACAGTTACAGTTGAATTCATTTGAATATGATCTCTAAACTGCTTTATGGTCACAAATAAATACTCAAATGGACCAAGGTTAAGGGTAATACCTGGTGTATGGATTTACCCTTGACCCCCAGTATGGAGGAAGAACATATTGTAATGGGGTCTGTCCATCTGTGTGCGTCTGCTATTGGTCCTATGTACTTATGTACCTATGTACAGCTCAGAAAGCAGATGGTGGAATGTACTTTCACATTAGTTCAAATGACCTAATAGGGGCAGGAGTTTGAATTGACCTGATTGCTCTTGTTTTGTGCTGTTGACGGATTTCCTGTTCTTGTTGTGCTCACAGGACTATGTCAGTGACTGGAACCCCGAGGAGACTGTGCGGAGGATGCAGCGAGGGAAGGTAAGGCCCATCAAAAAACAGCCTCTGTCCACTCCGACACCATTACTCTAGCTTAGCGGAATTCACTGGAAGTGAGTTAGACCATttagtaggggtgggcgatatatatcgtctgcgataatatcgtgattgttgttttaacgatgtgcaaatttaaattatcgagtatttaaattaggcctacttatgGGGAAAACACACTCGAAAACACAcattgaaaccccatacattcactaaatccaggaggtgtagcctatgcagagaaacccctggctgcagcaagtgcagcaagtgtcacatgatcacTACTAGTGGGTCCACATTGTCACACacacgcctaatgtttattttgtgcagcgagaggtaggctaggctacttgggattttgtgcggctacttctgttcaagtaggcCTAGCATTGATGAGTCACATTTTTCCCTatatggtattatatggagagaaaacattagcctttgagtatttcaatagtcagttgtaaacaaagaactcttctcaCGTAGGCCTAacctaacccttttgtaaatggactgaagttcgctctaataTCGATTATGCTacccgttagcatctctatgggatttctcatatacattagccataagctaacacattttctattttttctattctgtaacttggaatgttaGCCTACATGACTTCTCTTAAATAAAACCTCGAAGGAAAtgactgagatgtactctgttggtctgcttagttttacagtaaatcctaagtaaaggtttttgaagggaacttcagcttcagactttctcttgggaaacggtTAGggctattcatcttctctaatgtagctggctagaccatgtcattgccacacacacaagtgggggcagaattggaaatgtgtcatagagtgacattgcattggttgatttggttaaaaagtcacaggttaggttatttgttattattgtattgatgctattcataaataatgagctgtaaagtaactcaaaCTTTTACAAATttcttttaaaggatatcgactaattatcgttatcgtcaaaatcacaaaaaatatcgagatattattttttgtccatatcgcccacccctaccaTTTAGCCTACAGCTCTCTTTTAGCTGtaggctaactggtctaaccCACCTTCAGTCAAaagcacataaaaaaaaaaacaatcagatgCTCTGTCCATATAGAACATCCTTCTAGAATATTCTTTTTTAAGCGGGTAATTTATCCTCACAAGTTTGTATGTCATTGTTTCATAGTTAGCCGAGAAAATAATGTAACGAGAAGATCAAGTGAGCAGTTGCTGACAGTGATATTAAGCAAGTTTTGAAAAAGTCATTCTATTGCTTCTGTGGGAGACAAAGATGGAGGTGGATTTTTGTCGGCACGAGAGAGGTCTAGAAAGAAGCTGAAAGTAATGTGGAAATGTTGTATCTCTCTTTCAGGTCTACTCACTCGAGAGATTCCGTTCCCTCCAGGACAAAATGCTGCTGCTTGATGAGGCTGTGAGCGCCCATGATGGCAACGTTATAACAGCCGTATGTCATCCCACTCATTTACAGAATTGGGAAAAAGAGCTACACACTTGTGGGATGTCTGATAGGGCATCTGCCGGTTCCTGTGTCGCGCAAGCCATTGAAAAAAATGGGTTTCAGAGCGCAGTGGCGCCGTTGATGTATCCTATGTCTAAGGCACTTTATGCATATTTTGTCCAGTGATCATCACCTCACAATGATCCTTGGTGTGCATCACTTTTCGATTAATTCCTCTCATTTACATAATTTCATGTCAGTTATCAGTCTGTGTGCGATGTGGTGCTTGTGTATTTTTCCTCACGTAGTGTTTGCTTTTACAGGTCTTAATATTCTTGAAACGGTCATTAAGTAAAGGTCAGTTCTTTGAAGCTTGTTATCACTGGTTTGCACACCCACCTTTCTTGATCGCAGGCATACAATCTTGAAGTGTCGTAAGTAACCAGCAGATTTGCTGCTACCTTTACAGAGATTCTCTTCCGTGAGTTAACGGACAGGGAGATAGCGTTGAGGCACTACGTGCACTACCTGAAAGAGATGGGCGAGCAACGACTGCTGGTTGATCTACTCAAGTAGGTCATTTCATTGCTGTGATTAATGCTAATTAATAGATTAATAATTACTGATAAAAACATCTGTTACTAATAATTGACATGTGTTGTACAAGGATGCACTCTGTGTTGTTATGAACAGGTTATAACATTAGTTTGGATGCATTTACAATTAATTGGACCAAAAATATGATGTTTTATCCCTAGATGTGGTTTTGTTAATATCAGATATTCAGTTGTTAAATGAGGATGGAAATATTCAATGTTTAATGTGGTCAAGAAAACTAATGTCCTGGTCTGGTGTCTGCTCTTCTTCAAGGTCCCTTGGCAGAACAGAGGACATGGCTGTAAGTTCTCACCAGTCATATCTCGCTTTAATCACATTACAGTTATAGGCTGTCTATGTTTTTACATTTCGATTTTAGCATGCTTCTCCCACTTCAGGGTTTAAATTCACAAGAAAACACTTTATCACtttatgtgatttttacttttgtATTTATTGATTTGTGTTGTAGTTTCACTTACTGTGTTTATGGTTTGTCCCCAGCttatgcaatacaaggaacaccTCAACATCAAAGATGAGAACCGGAGGAGAGACTTCCTGAAAAACTGCCTTAGGTAAGGCTACTGAGAACATGCTGTCTCACCTTCTCTTTATAGTCAAGTCATACTAACCTGACCCATAGTCTCTCAGACACTGTACATACATTCAAAGGTTTTCACAACAGTGGagatttccgtgtgtgtgtgtgtgtgtttgtgtgtggtgattgGCGTCCATACCTTTAATGTATCTTGGTAGTGTGACAATGCTGCTTACTCTCCCTTCTAACTTTTTTTATTCCCTCTGTGAACagtcttcctttctctccagACGATTCCACTCATGTACAAGACCACTACACTCTCCTGGAGAGGCAGATCATTATAGAGGTGAGATATGATCCCTTCATGTCACAGGATGCCGGTTTTCATTCCTGATCATGAAAAAGGATGCTCTGAATGTAGTCATATAGGTTTGCTAGCAACTTAGTTGGAAATTCATGGCAATGCTGGATTTGCCTAGGAGGGTTAACAATAGTTGAAGTAGTTAACAATAATGGTTTGACACTTCATATGTGACATacttaatttgttttttttccctcaggCAAATGACAAAAAGGGAGATTCTGATATATTTAG
The nucleotide sequence above comes from Alosa sapidissima isolate fAloSap1 chromosome 6, fAloSap1.pri, whole genome shotgun sequence. Encoded proteins:
- the vipas39 gene encoding spermatogenesis-defective protein 39 homolog isoform X2, which gives rise to MSRGKPDEDDYWNSSKFKAFTFDDEDDDFTKLKESKKAVNSIRLLDEDDDDDDDVEKVSWSGEPIGSISWSVKETASSIRSTGEVRDQGFPKIDTAPSLPKQGSSYSLSSLFKAKSRTAGFSSFSESVSDTSTRVYAPELRKPKAEYKDYVSDWNPEETVRRMQRGKVYSLERFRSLQDKMLLLDEAVSAHDGNVITAVLIFLKRSLSKEILFRELTDREIALRHYVHYLKEMGEQRLLVDLLKSLGRTEDMALMQYKEHLNIKDENRRRDFLKNCLSLPFSPDDSTHVQDHYTLLERQIIIEANDKKGDSDIFRKYPRKASILNMPIITTLYYSCFYHYGESEGTYSSPANIRKTFRISDKQYILTALGARAKLKSWLDVDSLFNSKNWLGYTKKRSPIGFHRVVDILHKNNAPVQVLQEYLCLVDDTEQKISLAQKYKCHNVIINTYKDLKDRQQLIAYRGKVERGSPEDRLIEELLNSQIRWKN